A region of Streptomyces sp. NBC_01750 DNA encodes the following proteins:
- a CDS encoding fumarate reductase/succinate dehydrogenase flavoprotein subunit, producing the protein MTQLERQQWDVVVVGAGGAGLRAAIEARERGARTAVICKSLFGKAHTVMAEGGIAASMGNVNSGDNWQVHFRDTMRGGKFLNQWRMAELHAREAPDRVWELETWGALFDRTADGKISQRNFGGHEYPRLAHVGDRTGLELIRTLQQKIVSLQQEDKEEFGDYEARLKVFQECTVTRVLKDGDRVSGTFCYERESGRFFVLEAPSVVLSTGGIGKSFKVTSNSWEYTGDGHALALLAGAPLLNMEFVQFHPTGMVWPPSVKGILVTESVRGDGGVLRNSEGKRFMFDYVPDVFKEKYAQSEEEGDRWYEDPDHNRRPPELLPRDEVARAINSEVKAGRGSPHGGVFLDVSTRMPAEVIRRRLPSMYHQFKELADVDITAEAMEVGPTCHYVMGGIAVESDTAAAVGVPGLFAAGEVAGGMHGSNRLGGNSLSDLLVFGRRAGLHAAEYAQGLGERPALEEAQMDEAAAEALRPFSAEGPQPGEENGRPPENPYTLHQELQQTMNDLVGIIRRESEMRQALEKLADLRVRARRAGVEGHRQFNPGWHLSLDLRNMLMVSECIARAALERTESRGGHTREDCPTMEREWRRVNLLCQLIDPTGGLAATDPVRGQISLARKTTEPIRPDLLALYEKEELVKYLAEEELYE; encoded by the coding sequence ATGACGCAACTCGAACGACAGCAGTGGGACGTCGTGGTGGTGGGTGCGGGCGGCGCGGGCCTGCGCGCCGCCATCGAGGCGCGCGAGCGGGGCGCCCGAACCGCGGTGATCTGCAAGTCCCTCTTCGGCAAGGCTCATACGGTGATGGCCGAGGGCGGCATCGCCGCTTCCATGGGCAATGTGAACTCCGGGGACAACTGGCAGGTGCACTTCCGCGACACCATGCGCGGCGGAAAGTTCCTCAACCAGTGGCGGATGGCGGAGCTGCACGCGCGCGAGGCGCCCGACCGGGTCTGGGAGCTGGAGACCTGGGGCGCGCTCTTCGACCGTACGGCCGACGGGAAGATCTCCCAGCGCAACTTCGGCGGGCACGAATACCCGCGCCTGGCGCACGTCGGCGACCGCACCGGCCTGGAGCTGATCCGCACCCTGCAGCAGAAGATCGTCTCGCTGCAGCAGGAGGACAAGGAGGAATTCGGGGACTACGAAGCCCGGTTGAAGGTCTTCCAGGAGTGCACGGTCACCCGCGTGCTGAAGGACGGGGACAGGGTCTCCGGCACTTTCTGCTACGAGCGCGAGTCCGGGCGCTTCTTCGTTCTCGAAGCGCCGTCCGTGGTGCTGTCCACCGGCGGCATCGGCAAATCCTTCAAGGTGACGTCGAACTCCTGGGAGTACACCGGCGACGGGCACGCGCTCGCGCTGCTGGCCGGCGCGCCGCTGCTCAACATGGAGTTCGTGCAGTTCCATCCGACCGGCATGGTCTGGCCGCCCTCGGTGAAGGGCATCCTGGTCACCGAATCGGTGCGTGGCGACGGAGGGGTGCTGCGCAACTCCGAGGGCAAGCGGTTCATGTTCGACTATGTCCCTGACGTCTTCAAGGAGAAGTACGCGCAGTCGGAGGAGGAGGGCGACCGCTGGTACGAGGACCCGGACCACAACCGGCGTCCTCCCGAGCTGCTGCCGCGCGACGAGGTGGCCCGCGCCATCAACTCCGAGGTGAAGGCGGGCCGCGGCTCCCCGCACGGCGGGGTGTTCCTGGATGTCTCGACCCGTATGCCGGCCGAGGTGATCCGGCGCCGGCTGCCGTCGATGTACCACCAGTTCAAGGAGCTTGCGGACGTCGACATCACGGCCGAGGCGATGGAGGTCGGCCCGACGTGCCACTACGTGATGGGCGGCATCGCCGTCGAGTCCGACACCGCGGCGGCGGTCGGCGTCCCGGGCCTGTTCGCGGCGGGCGAGGTCGCGGGCGGGATGCACGGCTCCAACCGGCTCGGCGGGAATTCCCTGTCCGACCTGCTGGTCTTCGGCCGGCGGGCGGGGCTGCACGCCGCCGAGTACGCGCAGGGGCTCGGCGAGCGCCCGGCGCTGGAGGAGGCCCAGATGGACGAGGCCGCGGCGGAGGCACTGCGTCCGTTCAGCGCCGAGGGGCCGCAGCCGGGTGAGGAGAACGGGCGGCCGCCCGAGAATCCGTACACCCTCCACCAGGAGCTCCAGCAGACGATGAACGACCTGGTCGGCATCATCCGCCGCGAGTCAGAGATGAGGCAGGCCCTGGAGAAACTGGCCGACCTGCGGGTGCGGGCCCGGCGGGCCGGAGTCGAGGGCCACCGGCAGTTCAACCCCGGCTGGCACCTGTCGCTGGACCTGCGCAACATGCTGATGGTCAGCGAGTGCATCGCGCGGGCGGCACTGGAGCGCACGGAGAGCCGCGGCGGGCACACTCGCGAGGACTGCCCCACCATGGAGCGCGAGTGGCGGCGGGTCAATCTGCTGTGCCAACTGATCGATCCGACGGGAGGGTTGGCGGCCACCGATCCGGTGCGCGGCCAGATCTCACTCGCTCGGAAGACGACCGAGCCCATCCGACCCGACCTGCTCGCTCTCTACGAGAAGGAGGAGCTGGTCAAGTACCTCGCCGAAGAGGAGCTCTACGAGTGA